The genomic DNA CCCAGATTCAtcccagacccccccccccccctccttcccatTTTACGTTTACATGATTTGTATTTCAAGAGCATTGGCACCTGTACGCAATCTCCCCTGCAAACTACAACAAACATCGGTATGAAGTCATTAGGCTGTacacaacaaaacaaaactaaGAAGAAGCGGATATCCGCATAGCTTCATTATCTTTGATGCGTAATTACCAACCCTCAAGAACCTTACGATCCTCAACTTCTAATCTCTTTCGAATTCCAGTTGCTAAGAAATCATGCGGGGAACGGGTCTTTGCTCATGCAGGGCCTAACCTGTGGAATTAACTTCCACAGAGTTTGAAAACCCATacttcagtgaccaccttcaagggcaaaCTGAAAACATATCTCAGTgctttttgatagacattgtTTAGACATGTATTATGTAGATAGCTTTTGCTGTTGTTCTGCTCCGAAGCGCCATGatcatctaatcaagatggaaagtacGTTATACagatctcatgtattattattattatttaatttataATCAATTTTCTTTCACAAATTGCCGGTTTCAGAACACTTTCGCACGATGCCGCTTTCCATTGTCGGCGTTCGTCATCACTAGCGCCCTCATTGGTGACATAGACACAGTTTTCATTGGTATCGTTTGGCCAAACACCTCCTTGCCAGTTTGTCCTCCCTTTGATGCTCGTCCAGTCGGTCCATTTGGTTCTTCCCAAACCGGTTCCATGGATATCCGTCAATCCGATCCAGTAACCCTtaaaaggaaagagaaggaaGAACACAGGTCTAATCATAAACGATAAACATGTCACGGAAAGAATGGAGAAATGGGTGTGACATGACTGCTGcaacatgatcatgattttcaaatatgtaCACTTCACCTTTTCAGTTACCAATTTGTATAATGATGCTTTCAAAGATTTTTTGTCTAACccaaatcaaatatttgaatgtttattAAACACGTACACGGTATTGATGCCAGAACAGGGATCGCGTCGGTCACTATTATGCTAGGGAGTAGGGTGAATTGATACCGATGCACAATAACTGGGACACTACCTCCGCGAATGAATAACACAGATTGATTctcttaatttgttttcattttacaaaatttcttttttataactTTAGCCAAAATATTGACAGCGCTTTGAAAATTTCGCTACATGATAGTTTGATTGCGTTCTCAAAACCTATTCATTTTCACTGATAATGGAATATCaaagagtaataataatgatgttaataATGATGACATACTAATTGTACGAAGAATAACAGTAATGGTAAAAAcgataataatatcaacaaaacTAACGCGCTCATGTACTACGATATCGTCAAGTTGATGGTAAGAACTactaacgaaaaaaaaacataacaaagtAGGAtcttaagtattttttttgttaagaaaTCTCAAAATAAGTATACGTATACTCACCAGAGATGGATTAGTCGTAATCGTTCCCCAGTATTCATATATCGCCATTCCTTCCTGGCTGTCATCAATGGACACCAAATCACCTCCTTCCAGAAACTGACAAATTTGGTTAGCGAAACTCCAACTCACTGGAAAGAAGttgtaataatagcagtaacCCGGATACAGGGGGTTAAACTCCCATGGGCTAGGACACTGACATCTGGCAAATCCCAACAGGAAAGACGATACGACGAGAACCACAAGACCAGACATTTTGATTTCTATAAAACATACCCCCTAGCCTGCAAAAGGTTCATCTAATGCATGCGTGCAGGAGAAGACCTGGTCAGTCAAATATAAAgtacaaataaaatttgttggAAATACTGTAGAAGCTTCATTAAGTATTTACCTCGACACTAAACTAGTTATAGACAGCACGATAtactttgttttgattttgagaaA from Lytechinus variegatus isolate NC3 chromosome 8, Lvar_3.0, whole genome shotgun sequence includes the following:
- the LOC121420693 gene encoding snaclec stejaggregin-A subunit alpha-like, which encodes MSGLVVLVVSSFLLGFARCQCPSPWEFNPLYPGYCYYYNFFPVSWSFANQICQFLEGGDLVSIDDSQEGMAIYEYWGTITTNPSLGYWIGLTDIHGTGLGRTKWTDWTSIKGRTNWQGGVWPNDTNENCVYVTNEGASDDERRQWKAASCESVLKPAICERKLIIN